A section of the Pseudanabaena mucicola str. Chao 1806 genome encodes:
- a CDS encoding site-specific integrase codes for MDTSKNRQSWGTVSVESFRERLRLRLPRQVFEGKQKYLALGLVDTKINRKIAEAKAQEIEFDIVLERFDYTLDKYRPTHLKPVTIKDSQTALNLGELWDKYMEFKKPIASPSTIGNQYAGFTRAIALLPSQNLKDSVIIRDWIVANKPPNAAKRLIVQLNACCKWGMKSGLITENPFFDMASEIKLPKNQRGEDNEISPFNREERDLIIEAFAKHPHYRYYTSYVQFCFFTGCRPSEAIGLQWKHIDFDNSVVKFRQAVVFGEGYQPTIKDGLKTQEKRDFPINNQLREILITHKPEGAKPNDFVFSAKEGGFIRVNNFANVAWRKVLESCGLAYRKPYQTRHSFITLCLDAHIEVKDIAKWVGNSPEIIYRHYAAHLRSLAVPEL; via the coding sequence GTGGACACATCTAAAAATCGTCAAAGCTGGGGTACGGTTAGTGTTGAGTCATTTCGGGAACGACTAAGGCTGAGATTGCCAAGACAGGTATTTGAAGGCAAGCAAAAATACTTAGCTCTTGGACTTGTCGATACTAAGATTAATCGTAAAATTGCAGAGGCTAAGGCTCAAGAGATCGAGTTTGATATTGTTCTTGAGAGATTTGACTACACACTAGACAAATACCGCCCCACCCATTTAAAGCCTGTGACTATCAAGGATAGTCAAACTGCTCTAAATCTTGGTGAACTATGGGACAAATATATGGAGTTCAAGAAGCCGATCGCCTCTCCTAGCACTATTGGTAATCAATACGCAGGATTTACCCGTGCGATCGCGCTTTTGCCATCACAAAATTTAAAAGACTCTGTAATTATTCGGGATTGGATCGTTGCTAATAAGCCTCCTAATGCTGCTAAACGATTGATCGTACAACTTAATGCTTGCTGTAAATGGGGCATGAAATCAGGACTAATCACTGAAAACCCATTTTTTGATATGGCATCTGAAATCAAGTTGCCCAAAAATCAACGTGGTGAAGATAACGAGATCTCTCCATTTAATAGAGAGGAAAGAGATCTAATCATTGAGGCTTTTGCAAAGCATCCTCACTATCGCTATTACACCAGTTATGTCCAGTTTTGCTTTTTTACAGGTTGCAGACCTAGTGAGGCGATCGGACTGCAATGGAAACACATTGATTTTGATAATAGTGTAGTTAAGTTTAGACAGGCTGTTGTTTTTGGTGAAGGCTATCAACCTACTATCAAGGATGGCTTAAAGACACAAGAAAAGCGCGACTTCCCAATTAACAATCAACTGCGAGAAATTTTGATTACACACAAGCCTGAAGGGGCAAAACCGAATGACTTTGTTTTCTCTGCGAAAGAAGGTGGATTTATTCGGGTTAATAATTTTGCAAATGTGGCATGGCGCAAAGTTTTAGAAAGTTGTGGGCTTGCGTATCGCAAGCCATATCAAACTCGACACTCATTTATTACGTTGTGCCTTGATGCTCATATCGAAGTTAAAGATATAGCTAAGTGGGTTGGCAACTCTCCAGAGATTATTTACCGTCACTATGCTGCTCATTTGCGTAGCCTTGCTGTACCAGAATTATAA
- the leuB gene encoding 3-isopropylmalate dehydrogenase, with translation MSKNYKITLLPGDGIGPEIMKVAVAVLQAIAPKFDLTFAFETALIGGAAIDATGHPLPDETLQLCKNSDAVLLAAVGGDKWDSMPSHLRPEQALLGLRGGMELFANLRPAQILPQLIDASTLKREVVEGVDILVVRELTGGIYFGKPKGIVADENGVRRGFNTMVYTEPEIDRIARVGFESAQKRRGSVVSVDKSNVLDVSQLWRERVTAISADYPDVKLSHMYVDNATMQIIRNPKQFDVILTSNLFGDILSDAAAMLTGSIGMLPSASLGIAGKPGVFEPVHGSAPDIAGKDLANPLAQVLSAAMMLRYAFNEGVAANAIETAVNKVLDSGKRTGDIMADGCEKLGCVAMGEALLAAI, from the coding sequence ATGTCTAAAAACTATAAAATTACGCTCCTCCCTGGTGATGGCATCGGTCCTGAAATTATGAAAGTGGCGGTAGCGGTACTTCAGGCGATCGCACCTAAATTTGATCTCACCTTTGCCTTTGAGACAGCTTTAATCGGTGGAGCAGCGATCGATGCAACGGGACATCCCCTACCCGATGAAACTTTGCAATTATGTAAAAATAGTGATGCGGTTTTATTGGCGGCTGTGGGGGGCGACAAGTGGGACTCCATGCCATCACATTTACGACCAGAACAAGCATTATTAGGATTACGTGGTGGGATGGAACTATTTGCAAATTTACGTCCTGCCCAGATTTTGCCCCAATTAATTGATGCCTCCACCTTAAAACGCGAAGTTGTCGAAGGCGTAGATATTTTAGTAGTGCGCGAACTCACGGGCGGGATCTATTTTGGTAAACCTAAGGGAATTGTTGCCGATGAAAATGGTGTTCGTCGCGGCTTTAATACAATGGTGTATACCGAGCCAGAAATTGATCGCATTGCTAGAGTTGGTTTTGAATCCGCCCAAAAACGTCGCGGCTCGGTGGTTTCCGTTGATAAGTCCAATGTTTTAGATGTGTCGCAGCTATGGCGCGAGCGTGTAACAGCAATTTCTGCCGACTATCCTGATGTGAAGCTATCACATATGTATGTGGACAATGCTACGATGCAGATTATCCGCAATCCTAAGCAATTTGACGTAATTCTTACCAGTAACCTCTTTGGCGATATTCTCTCCGATGCCGCAGCAATGCTCACGGGTAGTATTGGCATGTTGCCATCAGCAAGCCTTGGTATCGCAGGTAAACCAGGGGTATTTGAACCTGTGCATGGCTCGGCTCCTGACATTGCAGGTAAAGATTTAGCTAACCCATTAGCTCAGGTTTTGAGTGCAGCGATGATGTTGCGTTATGCCTTTAATGAAGGGGTAGCAGCCAATGCGATCGAGACCGCAGTCAATAAAGTTCTTGATTCAGGCAAACGTACAGGGGACATCATGGCAGATGGTTGCGAAAAACTAGGATGTGTCGCCATGGGAGAAGCTCTCCTCGCCGCAATATAA
- the moeB gene encoding molybdopterin-synthase adenylyltransferase MoeB: protein MLNPDPNSIQLTQDDYERYSRHLILPEVGVEGQKRLKAANVLCIGTGGLGSPLLLYLAAAGIGRIGIVDFDVVDTSNLQRQIIHSTSTVGKPKIESAKARILEINPYCQIDLYNTHLSSANALEIMAPYDIVVDGTDNFPTRYLVNDACVLLNKPNVYGSIFRFEGQATVFNYEGGPNYRDLYPEPPPPGLVPSCAEGGVLGILPGIIGVIQATETVKIILGQGNTLSGRLLLYDALKMSFRELKLRPNPVRPIIEKLIDYQQFCGIPQQNESEKEAQKAIAEINVKELKEIIDAGTSDYVIIDVRNPNEWEIGRIPNTVLVPLPEIENGNGVQKVKSLLNGHKLIAHCKMGGRSMKALGILKQAGIDGINVQGGINAWSDQIDPSVPKY from the coding sequence ATGCTCAACCCAGACCCAAATTCGATTCAACTTACCCAAGATGACTACGAGCGCTATTCACGTCACCTGATCTTGCCTGAAGTTGGGGTAGAAGGACAAAAACGACTCAAGGCTGCCAACGTACTATGTATTGGTACGGGTGGATTGGGTTCCCCCTTGTTGTTATATCTCGCTGCTGCTGGGATTGGACGCATCGGCATCGTGGACTTCGATGTGGTAGATACATCTAACCTGCAACGTCAAATTATTCACAGCACTAGTACCGTTGGCAAACCAAAGATCGAGTCAGCGAAAGCGCGAATCTTGGAGATCAATCCCTACTGCCAAATTGATCTGTACAACACACATCTATCTTCAGCTAACGCACTGGAGATTATGGCTCCCTACGACATTGTGGTTGATGGTACGGATAACTTCCCCACACGCTATCTCGTCAATGATGCCTGTGTATTGCTCAATAAGCCTAACGTTTACGGCTCAATTTTTCGATTTGAAGGTCAGGCGACGGTCTTCAATTATGAAGGTGGACCCAACTATCGCGATCTCTATCCAGAGCCACCACCACCTGGGCTAGTACCTTCCTGTGCTGAGGGTGGCGTTTTGGGAATTTTGCCTGGGATCATTGGTGTCATCCAAGCGACGGAAACTGTCAAAATTATTCTCGGACAAGGTAATACCCTCAGTGGACGTTTATTGCTTTATGATGCTTTAAAGATGTCTTTCCGCGAACTCAAGCTACGTCCTAACCCAGTACGTCCTATTATTGAGAAATTGATCGATTATCAACAGTTCTGTGGTATTCCTCAGCAAAACGAAAGTGAGAAGGAAGCACAAAAGGCGATCGCCGAAATTAACGTCAAAGAGCTTAAAGAGATCATTGATGCTGGTACGTCGGATTACGTGATTATCGATGTGCGTAACCCTAATGAATGGGAAATTGGCAGAATCCCCAATACTGTACTAGTACCTTTGCCAGAAATCGAAAATGGTAATGGTGTGCAGAAGGTCAAATCTTTGCTCAATGGGCATAAATTAATCGCGCATTGCAAAATGGGTGGGCGATCAATGAAAGCTCTTGGCATTCTCAAGCAAGCTGGCATTGATGGGATCAATGTACAGGGCGGTATTAACGCATGGAGCGATCAAATCGATCCTTCTGTTCCCAAATACTAA
- a CDS encoding ComF family protein, giving the protein MTWLRSIGSSFKIERFTNIAKDSLWQANCPLCNRPADCILCKDCDRQITAYQSPEFLQKDNPIAPEIPLYSWGIYDGALKRAIATCKYDNHPEIMEAIGEKMANTWQRSSITKGIVQRYKCISVVPIPLHVNKLKSRGFNQAEVLAKQFCDLTQIPCKPQILQRIKDTKAQMQTKSVTEREENLSQAFTAPLIKTNYRDVILCDDIYTTGATIREAIATLRPRDINVRAVVVMARPQFQR; this is encoded by the coding sequence ATGACATGGCTCAGATCAATTGGCAGCAGTTTCAAAATTGAGCGTTTCACCAATATTGCTAAAGACTCTCTTTGGCAAGCAAATTGTCCATTATGCAATCGTCCTGCTGATTGCATTTTATGCAAAGACTGTGATCGCCAAATCACGGCTTATCAATCACCAGAATTTTTACAGAAAGATAATCCTATTGCTCCAGAGATTCCACTTTATAGTTGGGGAATTTATGATGGTGCATTGAAACGAGCGATCGCTACGTGCAAATATGACAACCATCCTGAAATTATGGAAGCAATTGGCGAAAAGATGGCGAATACTTGGCAGCGATCGTCAATTACAAAAGGAATTGTGCAAAGGTACAAATGCATATCAGTAGTGCCAATTCCCCTCCATGTCAATAAATTAAAATCTAGGGGATTTAACCAAGCAGAAGTTTTAGCGAAGCAATTTTGTGACTTGACTCAAATTCCCTGTAAGCCCCAAATACTCCAACGGATTAAAGATACCAAAGCGCAGATGCAAACGAAAAGCGTTACAGAACGGGAAGAAAATCTATCGCAAGCTTTTACAGCTCCATTGATCAAAACAAACTATCGAGATGTCATTTTATGTGATGACATTTATACAACTGGCGCAACGATCCGCGAAGCGATCGCTACTCTTCGTCCTCGAGATATTAATGTACGTGCCGTAGTAGTTATGGCACGCCCACAGTTCCAAAGGTAA
- a CDS encoding DUF1825 family protein, whose protein sequence is MSFFDSEIVQHEARNLFQDYQALTQLGSSYGKFDREGKILFIEKMEEMMDRYKIFMKRFELSDDFMAQMTLKQLQSQLGNFGITPQQMFDQMNLTLERMKAELENQH, encoded by the coding sequence ATGTCTTTTTTTGATTCAGAGATTGTTCAACATGAAGCTCGTAATCTCTTTCAAGATTATCAAGCCTTGACTCAGCTTGGCAGTAGTTATGGCAAGTTCGATCGCGAAGGTAAAATTCTTTTCATTGAAAAGATGGAAGAGATGATGGATCGCTATAAAATTTTTATGAAGCGATTTGAATTGTCTGATGACTTTATGGCACAAATGACTCTGAAGCAGTTGCAAAGTCAATTAGGTAATTTTGGAATCACTCCTCAGCAGATGTTCGATCAAATGAATCTGACCTTAGAAAGAATGAAGGCAGAACTAGAGAATCAACATTAG